From one Triticum urartu cultivar G1812 chromosome 3, Tu2.1, whole genome shotgun sequence genomic stretch:
- the LOC125543375 gene encoding 54S ribosomal protein L51, mitochondrial-like has protein sequence MALRGVWQLQKLVVNFCDWGGSSKGIRAFMESHLPALKEKNPQLEVVTQLVRGQHPNLKGIYKNHNERVVCVRNLAPEDIMLQASRLRCSLGRKVVKLRTRHVTKRPSVQGTWTTELKM, from the exons ATGGCGCTGAGGGGCGTCTGGCAGCTGCAGAAGCTCGTGGTGAACTTCTGCGATTGGGGAGGGAGCAGCAAGGGGATCAG GGCTTTTATGGAGTCGCATCTTCCAGCTCTGAAGGAAAAGAATCCCCAGTTAGAGGTGGTGACACAGCTTGTCCGTGGTCAGCATCCCAACTTGAAGGGCATTTACA AAAACCATAACGAGAGAGTTGTTTGCGTCAGAAACTTGGCACCTGAGGACATAATGTTGCAAGCTAGTAGGCTAAGGTGTTCTCTGGGCAGGAAAGTCGTGAAGCTGAGAACCAGACACGTGACGAAAAGGCCAAGCGTCCAGGGAACATGGACGACGGAGCTGAAGATGTGA